In Luteolibacter rhizosphaerae, the following proteins share a genomic window:
- the mntR gene encoding transcriptional regulator MntR, which produces MAARSQRTSGSVAMDDYLEQILHLIEAKGYARAVDISKNLGISQASVTNMLRRLDSEGLVKHEKYRGTVLTEQGHHIARAIIERHETLTRFLRLFGLEEETIYRDVEGMEHHVSRPTLAVIRAIADLLEANPRLLQEARAKIDPGT; this is translated from the coding sequence GTGGCGGCACGATCCCAACGCACCAGCGGCTCCGTCGCGATGGACGACTACCTCGAGCAGATCCTGCATCTGATCGAGGCGAAGGGCTATGCCCGCGCGGTCGATATCTCGAAGAACCTCGGCATCTCGCAGGCCAGCGTGACGAACATGCTGCGCCGCCTGGATAGCGAGGGGCTGGTGAAGCACGAGAAGTACCGCGGCACCGTCCTCACCGAGCAGGGGCACCACATCGCCCGGGCCATCATCGAGCGCCACGAAACGCTCACCCGCTTTCTCCGTCTCTTCGGCCTCGAAGAGGAAACCATCTACCGCGATGTCGAGGGCATGGAGCACCACGTGTCCCGCCCGACCTTGGCGGTGATCCGCGCGATCGCCGATCTTCTCGAGGCGAATCCGCGACTGCTTCAGGAAGCCCGGGCGAAGATCGATCCGGGCACCTGA